The following are from one region of the Hymenobacter sp. YIM 151858-1 genome:
- a CDS encoding site-specific integrase has protein sequence MVTQFVLRKQKQNKAGECPVYLMVYFDGARLACSTGEKCKPSDWNEDRQQFRRSYPLAEEANDMLQRMAADVLKWWRGVRASGEVPTVAGLKAALHPAAPSAAPAPLLLVEELSAFREVMRRRGMMWNTLRHYLVTGNWLRDFEAWSGRRLTVAGYDLATHDDVLAYLREERELSTNSLYTVGKDLRRLFGYLRDERGQVLSVEPAKLRVGWQDTDKVYLSAEELERLRTAVLPTTLAPVRDVFLFCCYTGLRYSDVLQLHGGNVEALPDGSGRVLRLTQTKTRTKVSVYLTAAAAALLDKYAGPERTGNGARLLPVYQNQVMNRYLKHIGQLCGLQRAVELVDISGGQVRKQAAALHELVTMHTARHTFATQSLLRGMPVEVLQKIMGHANIKTTLVYAKIVEDFQHQTMRRIWEGQGSASDNAGALDSRICAVETAA, from the coding sequence ATGGTAACCCAATTTGTGCTGCGGAAGCAGAAGCAAAACAAGGCCGGAGAGTGTCCGGTATACCTGATGGTTTATTTCGACGGTGCCCGGTTGGCTTGTTCCACCGGCGAGAAGTGCAAGCCGTCGGACTGGAACGAAGACCGGCAACAGTTTCGCCGCTCCTACCCGCTGGCGGAGGAGGCCAATGACATGCTGCAGCGAATGGCAGCCGATGTGCTGAAATGGTGGCGCGGGGTACGGGCGTCGGGCGAAGTGCCCACGGTAGCCGGCCTGAAGGCGGCGCTGCACCCTGCCGCGCCCAGTGCGGCGCCGGCACCGCTGCTGCTTGTCGAGGAGCTGTCGGCATTTCGGGAGGTGATGCGGCGCCGGGGGATGATGTGGAACACGCTGCGGCACTACCTGGTGACGGGCAATTGGCTGCGGGACTTTGAGGCGTGGTCGGGACGCCGGCTGACGGTGGCGGGCTACGACCTGGCTACGCACGACGATGTACTGGCTTACCTGCGCGAGGAGCGTGAGTTAAGCACCAATTCGCTGTACACCGTGGGAAAGGACCTACGTCGCCTTTTTGGCTATCTGCGCGACGAGCGGGGGCAAGTGCTGAGCGTGGAGCCGGCCAAGCTGCGCGTGGGCTGGCAGGATACGGATAAGGTCTACCTATCGGCGGAGGAGCTGGAGCGGCTGCGAACGGCGGTGCTGCCGACCACCCTGGCGCCGGTGCGGGACGTGTTCTTGTTTTGCTGCTACACCGGCCTGCGCTACTCGGACGTGCTGCAGCTGCACGGCGGCAACGTGGAGGCCCTGCCCGACGGTTCGGGTCGGGTGTTGCGCCTCACCCAGACCAAGACGCGCACGAAAGTGAGCGTGTACCTGACGGCAGCCGCGGCGGCGCTGCTGGATAAGTACGCCGGGCCAGAGCGAACGGGCAACGGGGCGCGGTTGCTGCCGGTGTACCAGAACCAGGTAATGAACCGCTACCTGAAGCACATCGGACAGTTGTGCGGGTTGCAGCGGGCAGTGGAGCTGGTGGATATCTCGGGCGGGCAAGTGCGCAAGCAGGCGGCGGCGCTGCACGAGCTGGTGACCATGCACACGGCCCGGCACACGTTTGCCACGCAAAGCCTGCTGCGCGGAATGCCGGTGGAGGTGCTGCAGAAGATTATGGGGCACGCCAACATCAAGACCACGCTGGTCTACGCCAAGATTGTCGAGGACTTCCAGCACCAGACCATGCGCCGCATCTGGGAAGGTCAGGGCTCTGCTTCCGACAATGCCGGGGCTCTGGACAGCCGGATTTGCGCCGTGGAAACCGCGGCCTGA
- a CDS encoding thermonuclease family protein, translating into MHTSELRHLLPKAGLPPVHAPAAGSRPGWVWGSVRQVLDGDTYDVQLPAGRFRARLQEVDAPELGQPYGRQAADSVAALLRGRSVQLMVTGKDGYGRGLVNIRWRSARGWVRLDSVAVVRGWAWAYNPRTTTPGLAPQQQLAQARHRGLWKCGTAAPIRPAVWRAYNKQEKIAGWGRCSW; encoded by the coding sequence GTGCACACCTCTGAGCTGCGGCACCTATTGCCGAAAGCCGGGTTGCCGCCCGTGCATGCGCCCGCTGCGGGGAGCCGTCCGGGCTGGGTTTGGGGCTCGGTTCGGCAAGTGCTGGATGGAGACACCTACGATGTGCAGCTGCCGGCCGGGCGTTTTCGGGCGCGGCTGCAAGAGGTGGACGCGCCGGAGCTGGGACAACCCTACGGCCGGCAGGCGGCGGATTCGGTGGCCGCGCTGCTGCGGGGCCGCTCGGTGCAACTCATGGTCACAGGCAAGGACGGGTACGGCCGGGGGCTGGTAAACATCCGGTGGCGCTCGGCGCGGGGGTGGGTACGGCTGGATTCGGTGGCGGTGGTGCGGGGCTGGGCCTGGGCCTATAATCCGCGCACCACAACGCCCGGCCTAGCGCCCCAGCAGCAGCTGGCCCAGGCCCGGCACCGGGGCCTGTGGAAATGCGGCACGGCCGCGCCGATCCGGCCGGCCGTGTGGCGGGCCTACAACAAGCAAGAAAAAATAGCCGGCTGGGGACGCTGCTCCTGGTAG
- a CDS encoding DUF6266 family protein, producing the protein MARIYSPLGNIKGSIGNLTFSGGTGNNQLRQKIASNGSNTPAQQNTRSRFKLLAELFRKFAGAAQAGLKTQGGRSAYNRFVQQNFVNTQADAQNVATVDYLKLVLSGGAVEPLSGVAAVLDAAAGKVTVSFADNSNGNTAVDTDRVKAVLVHKQTGRVLTQADEDVTRTDGSVELEDDALVGAQPADLVAYAFAYRADGSDASATSAVQVG; encoded by the coding sequence ATGGCACGCATTTACAGCCCGCTGGGCAACATCAAAGGCAGCATCGGCAACCTCACCTTCTCGGGTGGGACCGGCAACAACCAGCTGCGCCAGAAAATCGCCAGCAATGGCAGCAACACCCCCGCGCAGCAGAACACGCGCAGCCGCTTCAAGCTGCTGGCCGAGCTGTTCCGCAAGTTCGCCGGCGCCGCGCAGGCGGGCCTGAAAACCCAGGGCGGCCGCTCGGCCTACAACCGCTTCGTGCAGCAGAACTTCGTGAACACCCAGGCCGACGCGCAGAACGTGGCCACGGTGGACTACCTGAAGCTGGTGCTGTCGGGCGGCGCGGTGGAGCCGCTCTCGGGCGTGGCGGCCGTGCTGGACGCGGCGGCCGGCAAGGTGACGGTGAGCTTTGCCGACAACTCCAACGGCAACACGGCCGTGGACACCGACCGGGTAAAGGCCGTGCTGGTGCACAAGCAGACCGGCCGCGTGCTTACGCAGGCCGACGAGGACGTGACCCGCACCGACGGCTCGGTGGAGCTGGAGGACGACGCGCTTGTGGGCGCGCAGCCCGCCGACCTGGTGGCCTACGCCTTCGCCTACCGCGCCGACGGCTCGGACGCCTCGGCCACCTCGGCCGTGCAGGTCGGCTAA
- a CDS encoding DUF1353 domain-containing protein — MKKLGLLIIALVFISAIRVNPPRKGSFNLPTAPLVKAPKDFVSNQLYTYTDTTGKVWTAPVQTITDGASIPKPALAIIGDRYDDPYVGAALVHDAYCSSENNKGASFHKASWRQVHRMFYDACVAGGTNPVKAKIMYAAVWLFGPRWEFPTPGRSPASTGSISKARMEINELDISSAPATQQKAQLNEIIDYINDKDPELDVLDGVMEASAYSLKSNRVLTLPGAGTK; from the coding sequence ATGAAAAAGTTAGGACTCCTCATCATCGCATTAGTTTTCATAAGCGCCATTCGGGTAAATCCGCCTCGCAAAGGAAGCTTTAACCTTCCTACAGCACCCCTCGTTAAAGCCCCCAAAGATTTCGTCTCTAATCAGCTGTATACATACACTGACACCACGGGCAAGGTCTGGACTGCCCCAGTTCAAACTATTACTGATGGAGCGTCCATCCCCAAGCCCGCTTTGGCAATCATTGGAGATAGATACGATGACCCTTACGTAGGGGCCGCTTTAGTCCATGATGCATATTGCAGTTCAGAGAACAATAAAGGCGCATCATTTCATAAAGCGAGCTGGCGCCAGGTTCACCGTATGTTCTATGACGCATGCGTTGCAGGTGGAACCAACCCTGTAAAGGCCAAGATCATGTACGCAGCTGTTTGGCTCTTTGGCCCTCGTTGGGAGTTTCCTACTCCTGGCAGGAGTCCTGCTTCAACAGGTAGCATCAGCAAAGCCAGGATGGAAATCAACGAACTCGATATTTCAAGTGCGCCCGCTACACAGCAAAAGGCGCAATTGAACGAAATAATCGACTACATAAACGACAAAGACCCAGAGCTGGATGTTTTAGATGGTGTCATGGAAGCTTCAGCTTACAGCTTGAAAAGTAATAGAGTGCTAACGCTGCCGGGCGCTGGTACTAAGTAG